A window from Labrus mixtus chromosome 14, fLabMix1.1, whole genome shotgun sequence encodes these proteins:
- the LOC132988783 gene encoding odorant receptor 131-2-like, which produces MSNLNLSQSNITTEQYQGLLERVLFSIFITVPCCVFLFINFTMLFILRSKTVFCEASRYILLYNLLFADTVMLLLSQLMYIITACRILLTYPVCVVLIMLAALTEEISPLTLVVMSLERYVAVCYPLSHASIITIRTTVVAILVVWAISSLNVLIRVILLLQFPFEDLQSLQMTQLCSVRVMLLSPMYDYYDKAYTCFVFVSAGLAIISSYIGVMIAARSASTDKTSARKTSNTLLLHMMQLGLTLSSTIHNPLITAVSDIVTRIVIVRIQIIFYVFIFIFPRCLSSLIYGIRDQNIRPLLMYYLCCRLKLNYVSQG; this is translated from the coding sequence ATGTCTAATTTAAATCTGTCTCAGAGCAACATCACCACTGAACAGTATCAGGGGCTACTGGAAAGAGTGTTGTTCTCCATTTTCATAACGGTACcatgctgtgtgtttctcttcattaaTTTTACCATGTTGTTCATCTTAAGGAGTAAGACTGTGTTTTGTGAAGCCTCTCGTTACATTCTGCTGTATAACCTGCTTTTTGCAGATACTGTAATGCTGCTTCTGAGTCAGTTAATGTACATAATCACTGCATGTAGGATACTGCTGACatatcctgtgtgtgttgttctcaTCATGCTTGCTGCTCTCACAGAAGAGATCTCTCCGCTCACACTGGTGGTGATGTCTCTGGAGAGGTATGTAGCTGTGTGCTACCCACTGAGCCATGCTTCTATCATCACCATCAGAACCACAGTGGTGGCTATCCTTGTGGTTTGGGCTATCAGTTCACTAAATGTCCTCATTCGAGTTATTTTGCTGTTACAGTTTCCATTTGAAGACCTGCAGAGCCTGCAGATGACACAACTTTGTAGTGTACGCGTCATGTTGCTCTCGCCAATGTATGATTATTATGACAAAGCCTAcacttgttttgtatttgtatcaGCTGGTTTAGCAATCATTTCCTCTTATATTGGAGTGATGATAGCTGCCAGGTCGGCCTCCACTGACAAAACTTCAGCTCGTAAGACCAgtaacacactgctgctgcataTGATGCAGCTAggcctcactctctcctcaacTATACACAACCCATtgatcacagctgtttctgACATAGTAACAAGGATTGTTATTGTTCGTATACAGatcattttttatgtgtttatttttatcttccCCAGATGTCTGAGTTCTCTTATTTATGGCATCAGAGACCAGAACATCAGACCCCTCCTCATGTACTATCTATGTTGTCGACTAAAACTCAATTATGTCAGCCAAGGCTGA
- the LOC132988669 gene encoding odorant receptor 131-2-like, whose translation MSNLNLSQSNITTEQYQGLLERVLFSIFTTVPCCVFLFINFTMLFILRSKTVFCEASRYILLYNLLFADTVMLLLSQLMYIITACRILLTYPVCVVLIMLAALTDEISPLTLVVMSLERYVAVCYPLSHVSIITIITTVVAIIVVWVISSLNVLIQVILLLQFPFEDLQSLQMTQLCSVRVMFVVPRRFDYYDKAYTCFVFVSAGLAIISSYIGVMIAARSASTDKASARKTRNTLLLHMMQLGLTLSSTIHNPLITAVSDIVTRIVLVRIHTILYLSLIIFPRCLSSLIYGIRDQTIRPLLVYHLCC comes from the coding sequence ATGTCTAATTTAAATCTGTCTCAGAGCAACATCACCACTGAACAGTATCAGGGGCTACTGGAAAGAGTGTTGTTCTCCATTTTCACAACGGTACcatgctgtgtgtttctcttcattaaTTTTACCATGTTGTTCATCTTAAGGAGTAAGACTGTGTTTTGTGAAGCCTCTCGTTACATTCTGCTGTATAACCTGCTTTTTGCAGATACTGTAATGCTGCTTCTGAGTCAGTTAATGTACATAATCACTGCATGTAGGATACTGCTGACatatcctgtgtgtgttgttcttatCATGCTTGCTGCTCTCACAGACGAGATCTCTCCGCTCACACTGGTGGTGATGTCTCTGGAGAGGTATGTAGCTGTGTGCTACCCACTGAGCCATGTttctatcatcaccatcataacCACAGTGGTGGCTATCATTGTGGTTTGGGTTATCAGTTCACTAAATGTCCTCATTCAAGTTATTTTGCTGTTACAGTTTCCATTTGAAGACCTGCAGAGCCTGCAGATGACACAACTTTGTAGTGTACGCGTCATGTTTGTCGTTCCAAGAAGATTTGATTATTATGACAAAGCCTAcacttgttttgtatttgtatcaGCTGGTTTAGCAATCATTTCCTCTTATATTGGAGTGATGATAGCTGCCAGGTCGGCCTCCACTGACAAAGCTTCAGCTCGTAAGACTCgtaacacactgctgctgcataTGATGCAGCTAggcctcactctctcctcaacTATACACAACCCATtgatcacagctgtttctgACATAGTAACAAGGATTGTTCTTGTTCGTATTCACActattttgtatttgagtctCATCATCTTCCCTAGATGTCTAAGCTCTCTTATTTATGGCATCAGAGACCAGACCATCAGACCCCTCCTTGTGTACCATCTGTGCTGTTGA